One genomic window of Helicobacter kayseriensis includes the following:
- a CDS encoding enoyl-ACP reductase: MSKMKGKTLVISGATRGIGKAILYRFAQEGVNVAFTYNKNEEEAQKIASDVEERFGIKARFYPLNVLEPEQYVPLFAEIDKDFDRIDFFVSNAIIYGRSVVGGFAPFMRLKPKGLNNIYTATVLAFVVGAQEATKRMKEVGGGSIVSLSSTGNLVYMPNYAGHGNSKNAVETMVKYAAAELGEFGIRVNAVSGGPIDTDALRAFPDYAEVKAKVEAESPLKRMGSPEDLAGACYFLCDESQSGWLTGQTIIIDGGTTFK; this comes from the coding sequence ATGAGTAAAATGAAAGGAAAGACTCTGGTTATCAGTGGAGCAACAAGAGGGATTGGTAAGGCAATTTTGTATCGTTTTGCACAAGAAGGTGTTAATGTTGCTTTTACTTACAACAAAAATGAAGAAGAGGCGCAAAAGATTGCTTCTGATGTCGAAGAACGCTTTGGAATCAAGGCGCGTTTTTATCCACTAAATGTTTTGGAGCCTGAGCAATATGTGCCATTGTTTGCTGAAATCGATAAGGATTTTGATCGAATTGATTTTTTTGTGAGTAATGCGATCATTTATGGTCGTAGTGTTGTGGGTGGATTTGCTCCTTTTATGCGATTGAAGCCAAAAGGCTTGAATAATATTTATACAGCTACAGTTTTGGCATTTGTTGTGGGGGCACAAGAGGCCACTAAGCGTATGAAGGAAGTTGGTGGAGGATCGATTGTTTCTTTGAGTTCAACAGGTAATTTGGTCTATATGCCAAATTATGCAGGGCATGGTAATAGTAAAAATGCTGTTGAGACAATGGTGAAGTATGCTGCAGCCGAGTTGGGGGAATTTGGGATACGAGTCAATGCAGTCAGTGGGGGGCCTATTGATACAGATGCCCTGCGAGCATTTCCAGATTATGCTGAAGTGAAGGCAAAAGTTGAAGCTGAATCGCCATTGAAAAGAATGGGTAGTCCAGAAGATTTGGCTGGAGCTTGTTATTTCTTATGTGATGAGAGTCAAAGCGGATGGCTGACTGGACAAACGATTATTATCGATGGTGGAACGACATTTAAATAA
- the pgsA gene encoding CDP-diacylglycerol--glycerol-3-phosphate 3-phosphatidyltransferase — translation MFDQKLMKNLPNALTIFRIFLAILVMAIILYADMGNFTMRVVACGVFVFASFTDFLDGFIARRYALQSRFGEVFDPLADKMLVLGVFIALLVAKIASPWAVFLILSREFFITGLRVVVAANQVNVSADIFGKIKSIAQYWALGCLIVQILPEFWNQFFLWFAVALTLISGVNYVRNYFKSL, via the coding sequence ATGTTTGATCAAAAACTTATGAAAAATCTTCCTAACGCCCTAACAATTTTTCGAATCTTTTTGGCCATCTTGGTGATGGCAATTATTTTGTATGCAGATATGGGAAATTTCACAATGCGAGTGGTTGCTTGCGGAGTTTTTGTGTTTGCATCCTTTACGGATTTTCTTGATGGTTTTATTGCAAGAAGATATGCATTGCAAAGTCGTTTTGGCGAAGTCTTTGATCCATTGGCCGATAAGATGTTGGTTTTGGGCGTTTTTATTGCGCTTTTGGTCGCAAAGATTGCTTCTCCTTGGGCTGTTTTTTTGATTTTAAGTCGAGAGTTTTTTATCACGGGATTGAGGGTTGTTGTTGCGGCAAACCAAGTTAATGTTTCTGCAGATATATTTGGCAAAATCAAATCCATCGCGCAATATTGGGCACTTGGTTGTCTGATTGTTCAAATTTTGCCAGAGTTTTGGAATCAGTTTTTTTTATGGTTTGCTGTTGCACTGACCTTGATCTCTGGGGTGAACTATGTGCGTAATTATTTTAAGAGTCTTTAG
- the rseP gene encoding RIP metalloprotease RseP, producing MNFVFALIALSFLIFFHELGHFLVARLFGVKVEVFSIGFGKKLFKKTYGDTEYALSLIPLGGYVKMKGQDDSDPLSKNADLDSYTSKTPFQRILILLAGPFFNIFLAFLIYVGFSYGNHQVLLPIVGGLQKDMPAEQSGILIGDRILEINGNVLKTWFDLAHIIQETKDKATFKIQRGEEVLEVGILPFEVERTNPFGEKVKIPAIGISPSGEMGNVYCGVFDALRLGIWQTIANGTLIIQGIEKLIVGVVPTSELGGVVGIVQVMNKAQENGIAQFLALVALISINLGVLNLFPIPALDGGHILFNLYELIMRRPLNEKAMYYLTLLGWGILLGLMCLGFYNDLNRIFKE from the coding sequence ATGAATTTTGTTTTTGCATTGATTGCATTGTCTTTTTTGATTTTTTTTCATGAGTTGGGTCATTTTTTGGTGGCTCGTTTGTTTGGTGTCAAAGTTGAGGTGTTTAGCATCGGATTTGGCAAAAAGCTATTTAAAAAAACATATGGCGATACAGAATATGCCCTGTCTTTGATACCTCTTGGCGGATATGTCAAAATGAAAGGGCAAGATGATAGCGATCCGCTGAGTAAGAATGCAGATTTGGATAGCTATACTTCCAAAACCCCTTTTCAGCGGATTTTGATTTTACTTGCAGGTCCATTTTTCAATATTTTTTTAGCATTTTTGATTTATGTGGGATTTTCTTATGGGAATCATCAGGTGCTTTTGCCTATTGTTGGTGGATTACAAAAAGATATGCCTGCTGAGCAGTCAGGGATTCTTATTGGGGATCGGATTTTGGAAATCAATGGAAATGTGCTTAAGACTTGGTTTGATTTGGCCCATATAATTCAAGAAACTAAAGATAAGGCAACATTTAAAATTCAAAGAGGAGAGGAGGTTTTGGAGGTGGGAATCCTTCCTTTTGAAGTTGAAAGAACCAATCCTTTTGGGGAAAAGGTGAAGATTCCTGCGATTGGAATCTCTCCATCTGGAGAGATGGGGAATGTGTATTGTGGCGTATTTGATGCTTTGAGATTGGGGATTTGGCAGACGATTGCAAATGGAACATTGATCATTCAGGGAATTGAAAAGCTAATTGTTGGAGTGGTGCCTACAAGCGAACTTGGAGGAGTTGTTGGCATTGTTCAGGTGATGAATAAAGCACAAGAAAACGGAATCGCACAATTTTTGGCTCTTGTTGCATTGATTTCAATCAATCTTGGAGTGCTTAATCTATTCCCTATCCCCGCTTTAGATGGGGGACATATTCTTTTTAATCTTTATGAGCTCATTATGCGAAGACCATTGAATGAGAAGGCAATGTATTATTTGACACTTTTGGGATGGGGGATCTTACTGGGATTGATGTGTTTGGGTTTTTATAATGATCTCAATCGGATTTTTAAGGAGTGA
- a CDS encoding YggS family pyridoxal phosphate-dependent enzyme → MAHHLQEVIARIEKARIAYSRHQVIKLVAISKYWQDSQILELYHGGQRAFGENKVQDLKSKSELLDEYPIQWHFVGNIQENKINALIQLKPALIHSIDSLRTAQAFQMRLEREGKVQKALLQINSSREESKSGVDPQMAKEIYLQIQESCPNLILEGLMSIGAHTQDQKEIQKSFEITQKIYETLPNAKVLSMGMSGDFEIAIACGANLVRIGSALIE, encoded by the coding sequence ATGGCTCATCATTTGCAAGAAGTGATTGCGCGTATCGAGAAAGCAAGAATTGCCTATTCTAGGCATCAGGTTATTAAGCTTGTGGCGATTTCTAAGTATTGGCAAGATTCTCAAATTCTTGAATTGTATCATGGGGGCCAGAGGGCGTTTGGAGAAAACAAAGTCCAGGATTTGAAATCTAAAAGCGAGCTTTTGGATGAATATCCAATCCAGTGGCATTTTGTAGGCAATATCCAAGAAAATAAAATCAATGCCCTCATTCAGCTCAAGCCCGCCTTGATACATTCTATCGATAGTCTTAGAACAGCTCAGGCTTTTCAGATGAGATTGGAGCGAGAAGGAAAGGTGCAAAAGGCACTTTTGCAGATCAACTCTTCACGAGAGGAGAGTAAAAGCGGGGTTGATCCTCAAATGGCAAAAGAAATATATTTGCAAATTCAAGAGAGTTGTCCTAATCTTATTTTGGAAGGATTGATGAGTATTGGAGCACATACTCAAGATCAAAAAGAGATTCAAAAAAGTTTTGAAATCACACAAAAAATTTATGAAACTCTCCCCAATGCCAAAGTTCTCTCAATGGGAATGAGTGGAGATTTTGAAATAGCGATTGCTTGTGGGGCAAATCTTGTAAGAATTGGCTCAGCATTGATTGAATAG
- a CDS encoding heavy metal translocating P-type ATPase, whose translation MKKYKIINLDCPNCAQSLQKNLQKQDFIQDVMIDFSTSTIFLDTQDLERAKKLIGELEEGVEIQEWDQAHQSSSTLSEVIFLGILLASFALSFFISIPILAQFMLYTIYIVAGFPVFKGAYKRLKNKQFFDENFLMFFATIAAFFIGADFEAVAVMLFFRIGEFFENLAVRKSRKNIQSLIDLSPSYAWKKQENGELVKIFPKDLQVGDIVVVKSGEKIPSDGIITQGQSELEEKMINGEPLPRFCKVGDHVFGGSINLLGVLEIQITTPYDKSGISQIISLIDQASMQKSQSERRITEFSKVYTPCVFAIALMIAILPPLFGYGSFHDWIYRALVILMVSCPCALVLSVPLGYFGGIGGASKHGILIKGSNYLEALNQIKFIAFDKTGTLTQGEFEISQIVSFGKYTQEEILRIAMCAEHLSSHPIARSLQKSTQNLPITHHPISHDQIAGKGMSANCCNQRVLAGNKALLESFGITPPQEEIKGTVIYVALQEECIGYIILKDALKKNAKDCIQKLHHMGIETMILSGDQTSSVEEVAQELGIKKAYGGLLPQEKLETFQKYRKEKSAFIGDGINDAPVLSSADVGISMGIGGSDLSKESSDVVLANDDLSKLITALNIAKKTKTITIQNIIFALGVKGIFIVLGIFGFAGMWEAVFGDVGVSLLALANASRILK comes from the coding sequence ATGAAAAAATATAAAATCATCAATCTTGACTGCCCCAACTGCGCGCAATCTCTTCAAAAAAATTTACAAAAACAAGATTTTATTCAAGATGTGATGATCGATTTTTCTACAAGCACCATTTTTCTAGATACTCAGGATTTGGAGCGTGCCAAAAAACTGATTGGTGAGCTAGAAGAGGGCGTTGAAATCCAAGAGTGGGATCAAGCTCATCAAAGCTCCTCTACTCTTTCTGAGGTGATATTTTTGGGAATATTGCTTGCAAGCTTTGCGCTTAGCTTTTTTATCTCCATACCCATTCTTGCTCAATTTATGCTCTATACCATTTACATTGTTGCAGGCTTTCCTGTTTTCAAGGGTGCTTATAAACGCCTCAAAAACAAACAATTTTTTGATGAAAACTTTTTAATGTTCTTTGCCACAATCGCAGCCTTTTTTATTGGAGCAGATTTTGAAGCTGTAGCAGTGATGCTCTTTTTCCGCATAGGAGAGTTTTTTGAGAATCTAGCCGTCAGAAAAAGTCGCAAAAATATTCAATCCCTCATCGATCTTAGTCCATCTTATGCGTGGAAAAAACAAGAAAATGGGGAGCTTGTCAAAATCTTCCCTAAAGATTTGCAGGTTGGTGATATTGTAGTGGTCAAATCTGGAGAAAAGATTCCAAGTGATGGAATCATCACACAAGGACAAAGCGAATTGGAAGAAAAAATGATCAATGGAGAGCCTCTTCCTCGCTTTTGTAAAGTAGGAGATCATGTATTTGGAGGAAGCATCAATCTCCTTGGTGTTCTAGAAATACAAATCACGACTCCTTATGACAAAAGTGGGATTTCTCAAATCATCTCCCTTATCGATCAAGCAAGTATGCAAAAATCTCAAAGTGAGCGCAGAATCACTGAATTTTCAAAAGTCTATACACCTTGTGTATTTGCCATAGCATTGATGATTGCGATCCTTCCTCCACTTTTTGGATATGGATCATTTCATGATTGGATTTATCGAGCCTTAGTGATTCTTATGGTGAGCTGTCCTTGCGCTCTTGTCTTGAGTGTGCCATTGGGCTATTTTGGAGGAATTGGAGGGGCAAGTAAGCATGGTATTCTCATCAAGGGATCAAACTATTTGGAAGCTCTCAATCAAATTAAATTTATCGCATTTGATAAAACAGGGACACTTACTCAAGGAGAGTTTGAAATAAGTCAAATTGTTTCTTTTGGCAAATATACCCAAGAAGAAATCTTGCGTATTGCAATGTGCGCAGAACATCTATCAAGCCACCCTATCGCAAGATCATTGCAAAAAAGCACACAAAATCTCCCCATCACACATCATCCCATTTCACATGACCAAATAGCAGGAAAGGGCATGAGTGCAAATTGTTGCAATCAAAGAGTTCTTGCAGGCAATAAGGCTTTGTTAGAATCCTTTGGAATTACTCCCCCACAAGAAGAGATTAAGGGGACTGTTATCTATGTTGCACTTCAAGAAGAATGCATTGGATACATTATCCTCAAAGATGCACTCAAAAAAAATGCCAAAGACTGCATCCAAAAACTTCACCATATGGGAATTGAGACAATGATACTGAGTGGAGATCAAACAAGTAGCGTAGAAGAAGTTGCCCAAGAACTTGGAATCAAGAAGGCATATGGAGGATTGTTGCCACAAGAAAAGCTCGAAACTTTTCAAAAATATAGAAAAGAAAAGTCTGCCTTCATAGGAGATGGCATCAATGATGCGCCTGTGCTCTCAAGTGCAGATGTCGGAATCTCAATGGGAATTGGAGGAAGCGATCTAAGCAAAGAAAGCTCTGATGTTGTGCTTGCTAATGATGATTTAAGCAAACTCATCACTGCCTTAAATATCGCCAAAAAAACCAAGACAATCACAATACAAAATATCATTTTTGCATTGGGAGTTAAGGGGATCTTTATTGTGCTTGGAATCTTTGGGTTTGCGGGAATGTGGGAGGCTGTCTTTGGAGATGTAGGCGTGTCGCTTTTGGCCTTAGCCAATGCTTCAAGGATTCTCAAATAA
- the zupT gene encoding zinc transporter ZupT, with translation MILSQFYQAFFLSLFAGLSTIIGAFIVFFIKHDNLRFLGFGLGFSAGAMIYISFVEILPQAILDFSKLYPSMGEIYAILCFFGGIFVSAFIDSIIPEEINPHEKTNSLKRVGIFTAIVVGIHNFPEGFATFASSLESLSFGLMIAIAVAIHNIPEGVVVSLPIYHATKSKKKAIVFSALSGIAEPIGAIIGIMIIFPIFGKSALSFSLAFAAGIMVFISLDELLPSARQYGKSHDSLYGLIFGMLTMAISIILLKKVGI, from the coding sequence ATGATTTTATCTCAATTTTATCAGGCCTTTTTTCTTTCCTTGTTCGCTGGGCTTTCCACTATTATTGGTGCTTTTATTGTGTTTTTTATCAAGCATGATAATCTTAGATTTCTAGGATTTGGTCTTGGATTTTCTGCTGGGGCAATGATTTATATTTCTTTTGTGGAGATTTTGCCTCAAGCCATTCTTGACTTCTCAAAGCTATATCCATCAATGGGGGAAATCTATGCCATTCTTTGCTTCTTTGGCGGAATCTTTGTTTCTGCCTTTATTGATTCAATCATTCCAGAAGAGATCAATCCTCACGAAAAAACAAACTCACTTAAAAGAGTGGGGATTTTTACAGCTATTGTTGTTGGGATTCACAATTTCCCTGAGGGATTTGCGACCTTTGCTTCAAGCTTAGAAAGTCTTTCCTTTGGACTTATGATCGCCATTGCTGTAGCTATTCACAATATTCCTGAAGGGGTTGTTGTTTCTCTGCCTATTTATCACGCCACAAAAAGCAAGAAGAAAGCCATTGTATTTTCTGCACTTTCAGGCATTGCAGAACCCATAGGGGCTATCATTGGAATCATGATTATTTTCCCAATTTTTGGCAAAAGTGCATTAAGCTTTTCATTAGCTTTTGCTGCTGGAATTATGGTATTTATCTCTTTGGATGAACTTCTTCCATCGGCAAGACAATATGGGAAAAGCCATGATAGTCTTTATGGACTTATTTTTGGAATGCTCACGATGGCGATAAGCATCATCCTTCTCAAAAAGGTGGGAATCTAA
- the murA gene encoding UDP-N-acetylglucosamine 1-carboxyvinyltransferase, with protein sequence MDFLKIYQTPKLSGHIDISGAKNSALPILTATLLSQTPLTISNLPNVADVNTLLKLLEILGAEYQSLTPHRITINTQRVRETKATYDIVRKMRASILVLGPLLARFGHCEVSLPGGCAIGARPVDLHIKAMEKMGAKVDIQNGYIVAQAPQGLKGATIVFDKITVTGTENVLMAASLAKGKTKIINAAKEPEVIQLCEILQNAGVSIEGIGTHELEIIGSDGELLKMQDIAVIPDRIEAGTYLCAGAITNSSITLNKIIPHHLEAITDKLQEIGFGFEITHDSLTLLPAPKRKAFEITTTEYPGFPTDMQAQFMALALVCEGISSIEEKLFENRFMHVSELQRMGANITLKGHTANIIGGEDLKGADVMATDLRASSALVLAGLVAQGSTQVHRIYHLDRGYEKLEIKLQNLGAKIERLKE encoded by the coding sequence ATGGATTTTCTAAAAATTTATCAAACCCCCAAGCTTTCTGGACATATTGACATCTCTGGTGCCAAAAACTCAGCCTTACCTATTTTAACAGCCACACTTTTAAGCCAAACTCCCCTAACAATCTCTAACCTTCCTAATGTGGCTGATGTCAATACCCTCCTCAAACTTTTAGAGATTTTGGGTGCAGAATATCAATCCCTAACACCCCATCGCATTACAATCAACACACAACGCGTCAGAGAAACAAAAGCAACCTATGATATCGTCAGAAAGATGCGTGCTTCCATCCTTGTATTGGGACCACTTTTGGCAAGATTTGGACATTGTGAAGTCTCATTGCCTGGAGGATGTGCTATTGGTGCTAGACCTGTGGATTTACACATTAAAGCAATGGAAAAAATGGGCGCAAAGGTTGATATACAAAATGGCTATATTGTTGCTCAAGCTCCACAGGGTCTCAAGGGTGCAACAATTGTATTTGACAAAATCACAGTGACTGGGACAGAAAATGTTCTAATGGCCGCTTCTCTTGCAAAAGGAAAAACTAAAATCATCAACGCTGCAAAAGAGCCAGAAGTGATTCAATTGTGTGAGATTTTGCAAAATGCTGGTGTATCTATTGAGGGAATAGGCACACACGAACTTGAAATTATAGGAAGCGATGGGGAGCTTTTGAAGATGCAAGACATTGCTGTCATTCCTGATCGGATTGAGGCTGGAACTTATCTTTGTGCAGGGGCAATCACCAATTCATCAATCACTCTCAACAAAATCATTCCTCATCACCTAGAAGCCATTACAGATAAACTGCAAGAGATTGGGTTTGGTTTTGAGATCACACACGATTCTCTTACGCTTTTACCTGCACCCAAACGCAAGGCATTTGAAATCACAACAACAGAATATCCTGGTTTTCCCACAGATATGCAAGCCCAATTTATGGCTCTAGCACTTGTGTGCGAGGGAATCTCAAGTATTGAAGAAAAACTATTTGAAAACCGCTTTATGCATGTCAGCGAATTACAAAGAATGGGAGCAAATATTACTCTCAAAGGGCACACGGCCAACATTATTGGAGGAGAAGATCTTAAGGGTGCCGATGTGATGGCGACAGATTTGCGTGCTTCTTCTGCGCTTGTCTTGGCTGGTCTTGTGGCTCAAGGAAGCACTCAAGTGCATCGTATCTATCACCTAGATAGAGGATATGAAAAACTTGAAATCAAACTCCAAAACCTTGGGGCAAAAATTGAACGCCTCAAAGAATAG
- a CDS encoding pseudouridine synthase — protein MRLNKFISHNSKYSRREADSLIQQGRVNIEKKKATATSILKDNQRVFIDGKQLHPIKQDHFTAIIYHKPKGELVSKKDDRGRKTIYHSLSSQFAHFSPVGRLDYASEGLLILSDSKEVVSKLMQSKLPRTYLLKLNGSITQNMQEAMQNGLELEDASAGAHPKNEISQMTFSPFASFSIIKNTRNYSKIKVCITEGKNRELRRFFAHFGREVLDLKRISYGFVSLNALPCGKTRFFSKEEYKSLHQFLNQTKE, from the coding sequence ATGAGACTCAACAAATTTATCTCCCACAATAGTAAATATTCTAGACGCGAAGCAGATTCTCTAATCCAACAAGGTCGCGTTAATATCGAAAAAAAGAAGGCTACAGCAACCTCAATCCTCAAAGACAACCAACGCGTCTTTATTGATGGCAAACAACTCCACCCCATCAAACAAGACCACTTTACAGCCATTATCTATCACAAACCCAAAGGAGAGCTTGTAAGCAAGAAAGACGATCGCGGACGCAAAACGATCTATCACTCTTTGAGCTCACAATTTGCACATTTTTCCCCCGTGGGCAGATTAGACTATGCCTCTGAGGGGCTTTTGATCTTGAGTGATAGCAAAGAAGTTGTGAGCAAGCTTATGCAAAGCAAACTCCCAAGAACCTATCTTCTCAAACTGAATGGCTCAATTACCCAAAATATGCAAGAAGCGATGCAAAATGGTCTTGAACTTGAAGATGCAAGTGCTGGTGCTCATCCCAAAAATGAAATCTCACAAATGACTTTTTCTCCATTTGCAAGCTTTTCCATTATCAAAAATACGCGTAATTACTCTAAAATCAAAGTTTGCATCACAGAGGGAAAGAATAGAGAACTAAGACGCTTTTTTGCACACTTTGGACGAGAGGTACTTGATCTTAAGCGTATTAGTTATGGATTTGTCTCACTCAATGCTCTTCCTTGTGGGAAAACACGCTTTTTTAGCAAAGAAGAATATAAATCTCTGCACCAATTTCTAAACCAAACAAAGGAATAA